AAAATAATAAATGGACAATTGTTGCagaatccaggtgtggaaagcacttcgagacttacccagaaagactaacagctgtaatcgctgtaaAAGGTGCttctattgactcaggggtgtgaataattatgaAAATGAGTTTGtcatttattttcaataaatgcGCAAAAAAGTTCTCAAAACACGTTTTCACCGTCATTATGAGTTATATGTcgatgggtgagaaaaaacatatacggaatacattttgaattcaggctgtaccaacaaaatgtggaataagtaacggggtatgaatactttgaaggcactTAAGAAGGAATACAGAACAAAAGTATCAGACAGAATGACAAGTGGTTAATAGAGAAGGTGCTGATGAAGTTATAGGTTATCTTACTTACCTGGTGGCTGATGAAGCTTGAACAGGAATGTCAGTTTGTTGGTGAAAGTGCCGCTGTACAAAATATCTGTAGTAAGAACAAAATAGCGAAGGGGTAAATTAGCATGAAAGGTTTCATGAGGTTGACGCTGGATTAGATGTGACATACAGTCACAGATAATATTAGAAGCAGAGGGTTGGAACAGCGTTCACAGACTTGTAGCTATGCATCAGCGGGCTGGTGTAACCTTACCCAAGGCACAGCAGAACTCTTTGAAGTTGACGAGGCCATCCTGGTTCTCATCCAGCAGGCGGAAGGCCCAGAGGAAGAGGGTGTCCTTGCCGCTGCAGAGGGACCAGGGCTCCAGGAGGGAGAAGAGCAGGCTGAACTGATGGAAGCCCAGCTGGTACTGCTCCAGATAGGCCAGGCTGGGGTCGTGGTGTAGCAGCACTGGGCTGTTCATCGTCCAATAGCAGCTGAGGAAATGTTGCCTCTGGAAACACATTGAAATATTCAGCGGTTAACTTTGTGTCTATTTTCAACATATTTACATTTTTCATGTCAACTCTGTGTCTATGAGAAGGAATATTAATGCATGTAGGTATGCAGTAGTATATTATTACTATTTGAAAAGAGTGATTGAGATATTGCACCCACCTTGAACAATACATAAAGTTCATCAAGCTGGGAAGCACTGAACTTTACTTCTTGTGACACTACCCGCAGCTGGGGAAAAAGTACATCTCAAATAATCCTACATCAAATTGTAGTAAACAATGCCAAAAAGATGCTATGGAAGTTTGTGGATGAGCAACTCACCACATTTTGCTTGGTTGTATCCTCTAACGTTTGGATAACATATAGTTTGTTTCTTTTCCGCATGCTCTCTACTTCCTCTGATTTCATGTCTCCATATTTCTGTCAGCAAATTTAAAAAGTCTAATCAATGACAAGCCTGACATTGAGACATGGAGTGAGTCCTAGCAACTCTAACTGTTACAGTACCTCATAGGCTTCTTTGATGAGATCACTGACATCCACCTTGGAGATGGATGATGCTTTGTCATTGTTCCCTACAGAGTTTTGCTGCACTGTTTGTGGAAGAGGACTGTCCTTATTGGTCACATTATCAAAAAACCTGCCAGGGCAAACAGAGCAGCAGTTAAGTAACATGAATTAAATGGACATTCCTATAGAATTACCTCCTTGTTTTGGAATTTATGTTACTTCACAACCCAACCATAACCTAATATGGTACTTTGAAATAACCAATTCAGTTGACCTTCAGACCCCGCCCTCTCTGTGTTGACACTCACTTGTTGAGGATGGTGACCGCCTCAGCGTCGTCATGGGAGCTGATCAGGCCCTCCATGTTGTAGTCGAGCACAGCCAGGCCCAGCTGCAGGATGGCTTTGATGCCGTCGTAGAAGAAGCAGTCGACCACGTTGACCGCGCTCTCTATTGGCAGGACGCTGATAAACAGGGTGAGGAACCaggacagggacacagaggagaagAAGGTCAGGTCTGTCATGTGTTCCGTCAGCTGGGTGAGGTGCATTCGGATCAGTTCCTCAAACACCGCCTGGTCCACCAATGCACCTGAGGAAACACAAGTTTGTAAACAGGATTTTTAGCAGTTAAGGGGGAAAGTGTAATTCAGtatcaaacacacatacagtacaaataTCTAATGTCATGCTACAACTAAAAATGATATTGTTGTTCAGCTGCGTCACTCACCGATGATCCTGCGGTTAAAGTAGTCAGGCAGCATCCTCTCACAGACGGCCACCAGCAGCCAGAAAGCCTCCTCCTCTTTTGCATAGAGCAAAAGGACTGACGTCAGGATGTTCATGGCCTTCACAAGAGAAAAAGCACGAGCAATATCAAGGTGCCCATTagctttttaaaataaaaaatgtgttatAGGGGTTTCTAGCTTGGTACCTGGCAATAGCCGATTTTGGGGTTCCTGTAGGCGTAAGCGGTGAGGACTCTGCGCAGGGCAGAGATGCCTGTGTCGCTCTGGAAGGCAGGGTGCTCTGGTAGGGAGCGGTgcaggtctctctctatctcgtcAGTGGCCAGGGTGCTGGTCCCCAGAGACTGATCCACCAGCTCACTGTAGTACCCCGGGTTAGTGGCCATGTCGTTGACTGCACCTATCGTACAAAAGCAAAACACCCCAGTCCATATTTAACTAAACACATCCAGAGTCCTACAGCCATCTACGGCATTGAACAGAAACACCACACTTTAACATGCCAGTAAAGGAAACATACATGCCATTTAACAGTTAATGAGCCATTTCAAACAGAACCTGAGAAAAGCATCCAGAGCTCTCCCCTTAAGGCCTCAGGGATGCCACGCACAATCAGGTCTCGTGTCTTCTTGGTACAGAACATACTGGTGCCACGGCCATATTCTGAGAAGTGGATGTTCCATGACTGCTCCTTCATCTTCTCCTTCAGCTGTCAGGCACAGAGATGAAACAGGAGAATAAGAAATGAGCCGTCAAGGCTGGGACACCTCTACAGTACAGGGCGAGCACCTTTCAAAAAAACCTCCACCCTATTATCATTCTCACACTGGAAAAAAACTGTTCTCCTAGAGAAACTAtcgtgaacaaaaatataaaaacgcaagatgcaacattttcaaagatttcactgagttagtttatataaggaaatcagtaaattgaaatacattcaataggccctaatctatggatttgacatgatggggaatacagatatgcatctgttggtgacagatgccttaaaaaaaaggtagaggcgtggatcagaaaaccagtcactatctggtgtgaacaccatttgcgtcatgcagcgcgacacatctcctcttcaatggctgtgtgaagacaatgggcctcaggatctcgtcacggtatctctgtgcatacaaattgccattgataaaatgtaaGTGTGTTAATTGTCCGTactttatgcctgcccataccataaccccactgccatgATGGGGCAATCTATTCACAATTATGCCATCAGCAAAACACTcccccacacgacgccatacacgtggtctgtggtcgtgaggccagttggatagtgacaaattctctaaatcgacgttggaggcggcttatggtagagaaattaacattcaattctggcaacagctctggtggacattcctgcaatcagcatgccaattgcacgctccctcaaaacatgaaacatctgtggcattgtgttgtgtgacaactgtaCACTTTAGAGTGACTTTTTATTtttcccagcacaaggtacacctgtgtaatgatcgtgctgtttaatcagcttcttgatatgccacacctgtcaggtggatggattattttgtcaaaggagaaatgctacctaacagggatgtaaacaaatgtgtacacatttgagagaaataacctttttgtgtgtatggaaaatgtaggggatcttttatttcagctcatgaaatacaggagcaacactttacatgttgcgcttTTTATTTTAGTGAAATGTTTATATTTCTTCACACTATGAGCAAAAGTAATATTTTAGAGAAAAAGACCACTTATATCCACCATTTTGGGGTCCAGATTTTCGGTGTCCTGGGGATGGAACACGGTCATGAGGGCCTCAGTGCTGACAGCCTTGCTGCTGTCCTTCTGTCCAACCATCAAAGCCACCTCCTCTGGGTTGTCCTCAAAGTGATTGATGAGGTTTTGGCACTCCCCTCTGATGACCTGCAAGGCAGTGAACACACAATTCTGTTTGTTTTCAACAGCAGCAATTATAGCCTGGCAGATAAGGAGGTGAATTAGAGACAGTTGGAAGGTATATGGCAAAGGTCAAAACAGTAAGTTACCTCAGTTGACGCAGAGTGCTGAGGACTGGCCGTCATCCCACACCTCCTGCGGATTGCATTGGCGAGGCGCTCAAAGTCTCGGACTTCAGAGAACCGTAGAGCCCTCTTaccccgcacacacacactcaaagccCTGCTGCTACGGTCCGGCTTCTCCACACCAATCACCTGTAAGGATAGGAGTTGGTTTCAACAACACTGGACAAACCACTGAGCAACAGAACAACTGTGATCAGTAATTAGTTATGTTTCATGGAAGTGTCTTGCCTCTCTCATGGGGATGATGACGTGGCACTGGCTGCCATCCTGGCTGGCGAAACACAGGTAGCTCTCGGAAAGACAGATCTTCCCCAGCGTGTTGAAGTGGCTGAAGGGCACCCACAGGAAGCTCTCATACACCTCCAGCAGGTTCTCCTCTTTAGGCAGCCTGAAGAAGGCCCGGAACTGCTCGTTCCTAGCATGCGTTTCTAAGCCTCTGGAAGAGAGGAAAGTGACTGAGAAGAGCATGGAAGAACTAAACAGAATTATGACTATCGTCTCAGTTCACCATGGTGCCCTGATGTAACTGTCAAATAGGAGTTATGTGGAAGAGCGCAGGGACAGTACGTCAGTACATTATAGTACCTCTTGGTGATCTGCAGAGGGTCTGAGAGGGAGGGCTCTTCCTGGAAAGTCTCCTTATCAAACAGGCGTTTGATGGAGTAGTCAGCCAACTGCTCCATGATCAGAAACGTCTCATTGAGATGAAGGAACATGGAGAAGAAGTGGTCCTCCCCATTGGCCAACACATGGATGCTCTCTGTCAGGATGACATTGGACGTTTTCTCCAGCCTCCAGATCTCATTCCAGGAGATAACCAGCTTCACTGAAAAGGAAACAGATTATTTTCAATGAGTAACTCACTGCCATTCTGTCATGACATGGAATGATAATAATATTGTATCCAAATACAATGGATAAGTGACAATTTAGTGACAGTTAGCCAACAGTGAGGGGTTGCTCAGGTCTTTGGTCTCACCCTCAGAGCCCAGCAGGTAGGAGTAGAAGGACAGGAAGTTGGTGCTGAGGTAGAGCCAGCCCTGGCAGGGCACGCGACCCCTCCAGTAGCTGCAGGAGTAGTAGGTGACCAGCTTCTCCTTCTGAGGGAGGTCAAACCATTTCTCAAACCTTAGCAGAGCCTCACGGAACTTCTCAGGGTCATCCTCCTGCACGCATGACACCTTTCCTTCCTCAGCAATCAGACCCTTTATAGAAAGAAGAGGTCAACATCCCTCTAATGGCCACTGAGATAGCTAATATAATTGAGCAGTCTAAACAAGTCCATCTCCATTCTGTAATATGTATCAAGACATATAGATTAGCATAATATGGTTTGTTAATTAATATTGTTATTAAACCTACTATCCTTTGCTTAGCTTTCAACAAACAGTCAAATGTTTCCATATCATAAAGCAGTAGTGAAATAACAATCACCACCAACTATTTTCAAAGAGTAAGCACTTGCCACTTATCATCAGTAGGCTTCACTACATGAATAAATCATTAAGTCTGGAGGAGGCCTCCATCTCCTGTGAGATTGGCAGAGATCAACAATAGTATTGTTGATGTCTGTGTCTAACCACATGTTTAATAAGCTTTAGTGATTACTTACTCTGATCTTGCCCTGCACAAAGCTGGTGATGTCATCGCTGGAGTCAAACACAGACAGGGTTCTCATGATGTTCTTCTCCAGCCACTCCCAGTGTTGGCTGATCTCCTCCTTGGTGCCACCTAACCACAGGGAAAACAGTCACAAATGAAAGGAAACTGTTGACACTATCCATGACTAAGCCATCTATTTAGTTACAAAATGGGAAATGTGTCTAGACTAAAATATAATCCTAAAGGTTATTACATGATTGTAGGCTGTTACTACAAAACTAAAGCCTATATATTTCATTGGTCGCATACAAATATTTTGCAGATATTAtcgcgggtgtagcgaaatgcttatcttcctaactccaacagtgcagtaatacctagccaTACAAAACATGCAAATCCCAAAAGGAAAAAGAAAGGAATtaagaaatacagaaataatagaacgagcaatgtcagagtctggaatataaatatgtatatgACGGTGTGTATAGatattatggacagtatatgaacaaaaatggtgtgtacagcagtagttctATAGGATGAGCCTagactagaatacagtacatacatatgacgTGGGTAAAACACTTCATGTGTGTTGTCAACTCTGACTGAAGAGTATAGTTGAGAAAGTGTAGAGAGACTCTCACCACACGCTATTGACCAGTAGACCTGGGAGTCCGGTGTCTGGTGTAGAATGCGAAACGGTGCAACTTTAGACGTAGAGTCCAGCATCGTATCCAGAGTTCCAACCAGGAGACCTGTCCCAAAAATATGTAGCAATCATTTCCATTAACAGTCAGACATTTTAACAGGCATGATAAGACATTTCAAAATCATGAGGCAATTTCATGTCTATTGATTTACAGTATCTAGCAAACAAAACAGCCCTTTCACCTGGGTTGGATCAGCATGCCATTATAATGTAACATGGAACAGTCAAAACTCAATGGATATTGTGCTGCTTATCATCACATTCAAGTGTCCTGCCTGTCGGTGGCTCAAACCAACAGTGTTGTGTTACCCATCTACCCCTTTAGTGGCCTTCATAAATTATTAACAAGGTCAGAGCTATACTGCTATCCCAGACTGCATCAGCAGCATCTATGGCTGCTGTGCTTGGGGATCATGACACAGCTGTAAAGTGGTCTTAACCTCAAACCCAGGCTAATTACTAACAAGAGCCAGCTGGTGGATGAGACTACAGTGGCCTACACTACAGTTGTGAACTGATTACAGACTTTGTTTTGACCAAACTGTAAATCATCCATCATAAAAGTTTAGCAGACACTGACAGAACTTGTGCATCTGCAGTCTGCAAGGGCCTAATTAGGAGCAGGCATCACTGGATAATAGCCTGCCCTCTGCCCTGTGGCCATTTAAGATTTAAATCTGGATACTTCAGGATAAAAAGTTAAAGTTGCAGGGGGCTTCCGAGAAGGCGTTGAACAGGAGGATAGCAGCCATTGGTGGACCTCCACCCATTATTAGCCCAGTCAGAAAATATATCTATTGTGCCCCAAAAATTGTGTTCTCAGTGTCCATCGAATTGACAAATACATGTACCATGACAATCAGTAGGCTATAACCACTGGAACACCATTGGCTTCAACAGAATAGAAGGCCACCATTGCTATTTTTAGCATTAGAGATGAGAGAAAATGTGAAAGTTAGCTATGCTGTTTCAGTCAAGTGGATAACTGTGACCAACAGCTGAGAATTGGCTTATTGGAGCCTGTGAGTGACCATGTGCAAGACAACCTACTATTATTGGGAAACTGACAGCTGACATTCATTGACTGCAATTGAGCAAACAAGGTACCCTACTCACTCTTGGTGTAATGTATACAATGAATGACTCCAGACTTGCACGGTGAAGGAGGATCAATTTGTAATCAAATATGCCAGTATTGAACTCAAAGATCAACAAACATTATTTTTTATAATGTAGAATATGATCATTTCACTTCAAATGCAGGGAATTAGTAGACCAGACTGACACTATAGAAAGGATGAGCATTGACCTGGCTCTACTCATGCTTGAGTAGATACAGTACATTCTCATACAGAAGTGCACATCAGTATAGCCCATTGCTCCACTCATAAACTAAAGCAAATGTCGGCAACCCAATATTTGACACACTACCATGTCATAGCGTGTGTTCAAACAACATTGGGGTAATCATCAGTCCAAACCATTGCAACTAAAAGgatagtttctattggacaaattcaggtaagtCCCTTCCTGTTTCGTTACGTTTAAGAAACTTTTGCAACAGATTTGGCGTAATGAATCATTTGTTGAAGCTCAGTCAGTGTTAACAAAATAACCAATCTGCATCGTAGATAAGCTACTGTAAACTGTTACATTGTAGATACACTACAAGACCAAAGGTATATATGGACATCTGCtctccaaaatcatggacattaataatGGAGTTCGCTGCcccccttgctgctataacagcctccactcttctgggaaggttttcaacaagatgttggaacattgctgcggggacttaattccattcagccacaagagcatttagtgaggtcgggcactgatgttgggtgattaggcctggctcgcagtcagcattccaattcatcccaaaggtgttcaatgaggttgaggtcagggctctgtgcaggtcagtcaagttctttcacaccgatctcgacaaaccatttctgtatggacctcgctttatgtacgagggcattgtcatgctgaaacaggaaagggctttccccaaactgtcacaaagttggaaacacagtATCGTCTAGAATGtgattgtatgctgtagcattaagatcgattcactgaaactaaggggctagcccaaaccatgaaaaacagccccagaccattattcctcctccaccaaactttacagttggcacgatGCATTCGGGCAGGTGGTGTTCTccaggcatccgccaaacccagatttgtccgccggactgccagatggtgaagtgtgattcatcactccagagaacatgtttccactgcttcagagtccaatggtggcaagctttacaccactccagccacacTTGGCATTgtgtatggtgatcttaggcttctgTGCGGCTGCTcttccatggaaacccatttcatgaagcacccaacgaacagttattgtgttgacgttgcttccagaggcagtttggaattcaGTAGTGAATGTTGCAATCAAGGACAGTTGATTTGTACATGTGATGCGAGTCAGCAGTCCCGTTCTGTAGCCTAACACTTCGCAGCTGAGCAGTTGcagctcctagatgtttccacttcacaagaaCAGCCCTtaaagttgaccggggcagctctagcaggggtGAAATTTGGCACATTGACTTGCTGGAAAGattgcatcctatgacggtgctacattgaaagtcactgagttatTCAGCAAAGGCCATTCCactgcaaatgtttgtctattgAGAATAATGGCTCTGTGTTCgactttatacacctgtcagcaatgggtgtgcctgaaatagccgaatccactaatttgaagggttgtccacatactttataTTGTGTACCTGTTGCAATCAAAGCTAACATGTGAAGTTCAGGCTCAGGCTGTCAATTTGTCACGCGCATCTAGAGAACTGTCTGACTCCCTCCCCTATACATGTCATAATCTGGAGGACATTAGAAAATATAACGGAAATATGAGCTCTCGTTTGATGGCGTGAGCACTTCGCTAGACGGTCATAGCGGTACCATTGGGTTTTACCAGAACAGCAAAGAACAGAACGCATACCTGTCAAACCGCCTCCTCCTTCTCCATATCCTCGCCTCCTTTGTAATACGAAATAATCGTTGCCTTTTTCCGTGACCCATAACTTGAATGCATTTTTCAGCAATATCTCTTCAGGTTTAAGCCACATATTTCAATTCACATATGTttattgcttccagaggcagtttcaATTACCATATATTTATTGAATCCAATGTGCATGTCAAGATGTTCATTTCTATTGCAACCGATATCCATGGACATTTATCTGTTTGTGTCAGCACTGAGCAGACCCTTTCCCACGTCGACAAAAACCTTGCTTAAGTCAACAATACAAGGGCTTTTGGGGATTGTAGTTTATTGACATGAGTGGCTGCATGCTGCAGAACGAGCTAGCTTGATACTGTGGACTTGCTTTCCCATAGTCCTTCTCGGTATCAAAGCAGTGTTAAAAATACTGTAACATAACTTGAGCGTCAAGCGCAATGACGTATCCTTTAATATGTATTCTGTCTATAGTCAAGTGCCGCTGATATAATTGACTGACACATTTGCTCAGTATACAGTCTGTACAATGAATAATATGACTTCTAATAATAATGTCCCTCATTGGGGAGGGGACTGTGGATCTGTCTACGTCCGTCCGTACGTCACACGCGATATCAGACAGCACTGGCCCGATTTTGACGAAACTTGGGTGAATGAAGCGTCTTGcggtcatttacaaaataacagtGATTGACCAGATGGTGGCGCTATAACAATATATTGAAAATGCAAACGTTGAAAGGTCACGCCCCTTACCCACCTGAAGTCATGAAATTCGGTAGCCAACATAagtccctctcctcagtcctcacAATGAATACATTTGGCTCAGGGACCGACAAAGGTCCGCCATTATGGGTTTTTCGCCATTTTGAATTCATGAAACAGTTCAAACGAAACTAAAGATAtgtataactaacccaagatagaccagaGCCTGTCGTTTCCAACGTAGTCAAATaaatcatagtgggcagaacaagcaaggaggtgggcagagccaagcaggAGCTActgagatcctattggcgcgttctaacatttatttgcatattttcgttagggaacgcctactctgagAAGTGCGCGTGTGCAATAACTAAATTCAACCGTGTGCTCctaaataacacaaaaaaatacaaataaacattggcaaagggtaaagtccGCTATGTTTGTTACAGATTCTAGTTTGGGAAACAGAAAACTTTGTTCTGACAAAATGTTTAATCGATGAGAAAATATGCAGAATTTCGGCAAAAATCAAtctcgctccatcttctcccacttgCCAGGCACTGACTGGGCTtgctctcatcaccatatttggtagtgactGGAAACGCCAACCTTCACATTTTATACATCTGGTGAAATATCCGATTCATTGTTCGATCTGTGACGCTCTTCTTCTGTCACCGAATAGGGAGAAATAGTAATAGCGTATTTTggaggcactaactccgccatggTTCGT
The Oncorhynchus keta strain PuntledgeMale-10-30-2019 chromosome 11, Oket_V2, whole genome shotgun sequence genome window above contains:
- the LOC118373922 gene encoding TBC1 domain family member 8B-like isoform X4; this translates as MLDSTSKVAPFRILHQTPDSQVYWSIACGGTKEEISQHWEWLEKNIMRTLSVFDSSDDITSFVQGKIRGLIAEEGKVSCVQEDDPEKFREALLRFEKWFDLPQKEKLVTYYSCSYWRGRVPCQGWLYLSTNFLSFYSYLLGSEVKLVISWNEIWRLEKTSNVILTESIHVLANGEDHFFSMFLHLNETFLIMEQLADYSIKRLFDKETFQEEPSLSDPLQITKRGLETHARNEQFRAFFRLPKEENLLEVYESFLWVPFSHFNTLGKICLSESYLCFASQDGSQCHVIIPMREVIGVEKPDRSSRALSVCVRGKRALRFSEVRDFERLANAIRRRCGMTASPQHSASTEVIRGECQNLINHFEDNPEEVALMVGQKDSSKAVSTEALMTVFHPQDTENLDPKMLKEKMKEQSWNIHFSEYGRGTSMFCTKKTRDLIVRGIPEALRGELWMLFSGAVNDMATNPGYYSELVDQSLGTSTLATDEIERDLHRSLPEHPAFQSDTGISALRRVLTAYAYRNPKIGYCQAMNILTSVLLLYAKEEEAFWLLVAVCERMLPDYFNRRIIGALVDQAVFEELIRMHLTQLTEHMTDLTFFSSVSLSWFLTLFISVLPIESAVNVVDCFFYDGIKAILQLGLAVLDYNMEGLISSHDDAEAVTILNKFFDNVTNKDSPLPQTVQQNSVGNNDKASSISKVDVSDLIKEAYEKYGDMKSEEVESMRKRNKLYVIQTLEDTTKQNVLRVVSQEVKFSASQLDELYVLFKRQHFLSCYWTMNSPVLLHHDPSLAYLEQYQLGFHQFSLLFSLLEPWSLCSGKDTLFLWAFRLLDENQDGLVNFKEFCCALDILYSGTFTNKLTFLFKLHQPPAFTGSPFHSKAQRLPHFIPMTDDISHLSRLTVSDHPEDGVIRKSPERGRGKVDLQAYLKQWQDEILKKEESIKDLPRINQAQFIQFSKTLYNLFHSDPEEESLYRAVARVTSLLLRMEEVGRRLQEPTSPQEPTSPQKSSTSPIQAALEGALPDREASSTPESSSDTPSTPITQEAGSIPQEVEWSFAFEQILASLLNEPVLVRFFERPVDIQARLDHAKCAQLKAKTNK